From the genome of Tachypleus tridentatus isolate NWPU-2018 chromosome 6, ASM421037v1, whole genome shotgun sequence:
tggtgagagcaaaagggctgtctgaggccttcagaaagaaaattgtagcaggtTATGAGACTGGTAAGGGATATTAAaaaatcccaaaagattttgaaatcagccattccactgcccagaaaatattcaacaagtgaagggctttcaaaacaactgtcaacatgcccaggtctggtcgtccaagcaagtccACCCCGAGAgaagaccgcaagatgctaaaagaggtctccaaacaccctaacacgtcatcatgggacctacagcaggctctggctactgttgatgtgaaagtgcatgcctctacaatcagaacgaaactgcacaagtttaacttgcatgtgAGGTGTGCGAGGAAGAaatctttgctctctaagagaaacatcaaggccagactgaagtttgccagatagaatgtagacaaagaccaggacttctggaataatgttctttggacagatgagtccaaaattgaattatttggacaccagaacagaggacatgtttggcataaaccaaatacagcattccaggaaaagaacctcatactaactgtgaagcatggaggtggaagtgtcatggtttggggctgctttgctgaagcaggacctggacagctcacaatcatagaatccaccacgaattctactgtgtatcagagggtgcttgaggaccATGTGAGACCGTCTGTAAGAAAactaaagctgaagcggaactggaccctgcaacacgacaatgacccaaaacatgcCAGTAAATCCACCagggactggctgaaaactaagaaatggagagtcctggaatggccgagtcaaagcccatatcttaatcccattgagatgctgtggggtgacttgaaacgggctgtacatgcaagaaacccctcaaacatctcacaactaaaagaattctgcattgaggagtggggcaaactttcttcagaccgatgtcagagactggtagatgactacaagaagcgtctcattgcagttatttcagccaaagagggtaacactagctattagggggtagggtgtcctaactttttcttcagttagaataagCATtgttgtagaattacatttacagaagatcttgaaaagtcatttcttcagttttaattgtttagttatattcctagaatatctcagtattgttgaaattgagattaaatatctatatatccaaaaatgttagaaatatacacaggatttcatagggtgtcctaagtTTTTTCACATGACAGTATATATCGATAAACAATGGAAACCATTGATGTACACATGAATCTACCCATTAAATACATAAATCAGCTAGTGATAAAATGAAGTCACTGTCATCTTAATGTTGGTAACAATGAATCCTACGAAAGTGGTACACTATGACTTTACAATCTATACCACAAGAAGCAACTCTATAGTTAAGCAGATGTTGAGACGATATATTGAACTAGAACTAATTAATGATGTTGCATACTGAATCAAAACATCAAGTATCACGAGCGTCTGCAGAAAATTTTCCAGAGGGACAACAGATCTGTTTTCAAAGTTTTGCAACTAAAATCAAGAGGATAGGCAAACTCTCACAATCAAAGTTTGTGGCTTTGATAGTTGTTGGGTTAGTTTAAGCCACACTACAAATATGCAGCTATACATACTTCCTTAAATTTTGACCAAACGCATGCTGTCTCAAGGGATATTTGCAAGACTATACGAGTCTCTTCAATAACGTATAGCCAGTGTTACCAGCAGGTTGAGTCCGATCACACTGTTTAAATGTTCAAGAGATGTTGGCATTGCCTTATTTGTCTCTTTGATGGCATGAGTGACAATTGCAACATCCAATAAGCCATCATAAGagaggttttatatatatatatatatgtgtgtgtgtgtgtgtgtgtatatatacacaggTAGGTGTCTAGAGAGTTTAAATAAAGCCGATGACAAACTTGGTAActccaattaaaattaaaaattgtaataaatagaTTAAAGATACGAAGTGAATAAAAAATCCGTGTACAGCTGAATGAATAAAGAATTGTTTCTCATTTTTTCAGGGAAGAAAGTGTCCCCTTGCCACCCTCTTTTCACAGATACCCACGACAGGCAGTTCAAGCCAAAGGATGACCACGATCATCTCAGAAATTTTTCGTGACAATAACTTCACAGAAGTTTCCCAGCAGAAATTTAACTTAGTTAAGATTCTAGGGTTCCTGTTGAAACCATCTCTGGTGGAAAGTTCAACCACCCACCTATGGAAAATTTCTATAGCAAAAGGACAGCACATAATGTTAAGGACAAGAAGTTATCCCATCTGTATACCACACACGTCAGAGAAGTCTTTAAGAACAGGCAGTTTAATGTAGAGTTTTTACTTGTTCTGTTTGGATACATTCTCAATTCAAGAAGGATCAATGTTGCAAGATCCATTTTAAATGCTTGTTTCTTAGAGGAGCTCGTCATTACATAATGTTCTTGAAATTTAGTGACTTAACGTGTACGACATAAACGTAAGAAATCAGTTAATGAGTCAGTAGCGAGAGTTATCACGTTTATTCCGCTATCCATTTACTCTGAGAGTTATATGCTTAGTTATCAAAACTAATGAAGTTAGTTGTACGTACTGCAAGTTTCAGAATTTCTggtaaaatgttatttgtaatgtaAAAGTTTAGTTAATGTAACctgtaacaatatttttgaagaaaaccAAATTCGTGCTAACTACTTACTTTGGACTTGTTACATTCATccaacaataagttaaaaaaaaaaaaaagaagaaaaaagcacACGATCCATTGAACAATATTTCTGTAGTTTACCGGGACACTTGACCAGTAAAGTTTGACTAACATTAATCTTTGCacgttaaaaaaacatttaattactgAATGTGATGTTAATGTTTATGTAATTTGGTTTTGTAATAAAACGAATTAAAAGTTTTAGCTGTCCTAACCTTCAAATTTAATATTGGCTGAAATTTATGGTTATAGTATAAGCGACATCTGTTTTTGACCCTCTAAGTCTAAGTGAAtgaatttaagttatattttgagttttaaaaactatttttacttgAACCTTTTCACATcttcattaaaaacaatatggttttgttgtgtaaaagacttgtaatatttactgaagtCTACCAAATTGCGATTTTCACTTAATACGTCAGAAATTAGTAGCACGTGAACCGAAACGAGCACAAATGGTTACGACGTTGGTAATACGAACCAATGCAGTGTTCGAAGGACGAAATGTGAAAAAAGAAACTTCTGGAAAGTTCGCTTTCTGTTTTACACCACAAAATGAAGGCTTTTAACGTTTTAAGACTGCTGATGTGCAAAGGTTAATCcaatattttggtttatttagaGGTACAGATTCCCACGGAGAAAACAAATAGGAAGGGATATTTACCCAACCTGTATATAATCTAGCACGAGTTAAAGTCCCAAAATCGTATCAAACGTCAATTTTAGTGTAAGGGAAGTAGCATGTATTTCAATCCTTGTGTACGTAAAACTCCTGCGCCATATAGTGAGTGACACCACAAACAAAAGCCCATAAAAAACTCTTTGGGTACCCTTAATCCAGATAATTGAAAAAGTAATTGATTCAATCAACAACTATTTCTCCAtagtaattgttttgaatttcgctcaaagctaaacgagggctacctgtctctaatttaacagagactagagggaaggcgactagtcatcaccacctactaccaactattgagctactcttttatcaacgaataatggaattgaccatcacataacaTCCCCAAgatgaaagagcaagcatgttgatgtgacggggattcgaatccgcgtctttacagtaataaattatttaacgtTTAGTTctgtaatttaacaaaataaattacgtaGGACTAAAGAGCACAATCTTAACACCCTTCTTGTGAAGTACttcacagaaagaaaaaaacattttctaaacaaGTTCTTTCTAATATAGTAAAAATATGAAGATTAGCAATTACAACCACAGTATTTTCAGATATATTGGTATCTTTTGTAGACTACTGTAACTACACATCGCTAAGCCTAATTTTACATCTTGATGTAAAGCTACTATTTTCCAGATGGATGCCGAAAAAAAAGTATCAAACTACAAATTAGTGTTTTAAGGTCATGCACATGCAGCTCCCTAGATTATTTGTGACAACAACACTTGCCAAGAAGCAGTCCTAGAAAGACGTTAAGTGGCGTTCTGCTGGATATACCTCCACAGGCCAGATTTCCCGACCACAAGGTGGCCATTTGAGACTTAATTCTATCCGCAACTAATTGCACCTCCTGAAGAAAGGCTTTCAACAAAGTACTTTGTAACTTGTTAGACAAACTATGAAAGTTTAGCCAATTGctttcgttttgaatttcattttgcTACACGAGGGGAGAAAAAAAAgcactatctgtccctaatttagtagtgcaagactagagagaaggcagatagtcgtcattacccaccaccaactattagGTTACTTTTCAATGGTTCCTACACCTTAAAATATTCCTAGTTGCTTGTACAATATTTGGTAGATTATTCCTAAGCAGAAGGGTATTTTAACAAGAAATGTTCATAAAATTTCTTGGTTATTTCATACATCCAATGAGATGAATGACAAGTTTAGGACtaataatgttgattttaatttgAATCAATAAACTGGTGACAACACGAAAGATTTGTAACTACAGaacttttatttaatacagtacattcaaaacaaatatctaATCTCATTGCAGATCAAAATCAGAAATTTCCTTGATCCATCAGGCAGTTAGCCTCCCATAGGAGCAGGGATAGGGCTAGCGCCTTCATATTTATAGAAGTGATCTAAAAAATTTCTTAGAACAATTATGTGCCTGCTGTTGAAGGTGGAGCATTGTTTTATTAAGCTGAACTTCACAAAAATTACAGCACTAATTAATTACGACTAATCAAGGTTGCACTTTAATGCATTTTTGACTAACGATTAAAAGAATTTAACCTATaaagtcattttttttaaattataaaacttaacttTGTTGTtatggtaataaaaataaaattgaaatcaacgttaaatgctttatattatttaagtacgTTTTTGGCAACATTAACTCCACCTAAATTTCAACAGCAGGAAATTAACCTCAGCAACCTTTTTGTTTAATAGATTTACCAGATCTTCTAGTCACCGACAAGGTTGTAAACACCTGTTAAACAAATAAGTCATGAGAAGTCACCCttaaattcatataaattaaataaattcaatTGCACATCTCAGACAACAAACAGAGTTAAGGAATACAAGTTGTATATGTCAATTAGTTCactttacacaaaaaatatttactaaacttACAAGTCAATTCCATTTTGCACTTTTATCAGGTGCACTTAATATTGTTTCTTCCAAATGTATCTATTGAATGTAAACTTACCTCAGCACAAGTTGGATGGATTCCTATAGTTGCATCAAAATCTGCTTTAGTTGCTCCTTTCTTAATTCCTACAGCAAATCCCTGAGTCACCTCTCCTGCATTAGGCCCTAAGTAGTGAAACCCAATGACACGCTCCTGCAAAAACATGATGATTTGATTTTGAGAAACTTAAAATGTCAGTTCTACAACGAGTTGTAGAAATGAATGTAATTCAGGTTCCAATTATGTAGTGAGGACAGCATTTACAACAGATGTTTATGAAAATTGGAGAAAGAAttggaaaaataacaaattttctgcatcattaaaaataaacttaagtggtttttgaaaatgaaaaattaaaatttccttaagagccagtaaaaataaaaaaacaacaacaaccaagattttaatgtttttgtataaaagaacatttattgttttgCTCATCTAGGAGTTACAGGAGTTAAAACACACCTCACACATTCCCTATCAATACCCTGCACccaaacaatacaaaaaacgTGTTCACTAACTGATTATGTTACACTATACACACATGGTACATACGCTCCTTCAGTATAGAGTTACACCACACACGAAACAGCCGCATGCTCCCTCTATGAACAGTAATTGTATGcttacattttctgttttgagACAAATGAGCTTTGCatagcaaacattttcacttttctttggtaGTGTCCACTCTAGAGGCAGGAAATTGGTATGGTAAACCTTGAATtgttggaatattacagaaaattagattaaagatttttttttcagggatattaaaatacataattgcTAAAAAGTTAAATTGCAGTAAAAATAACGAAGTGGGTATATGTGCAAAACGTTAATGTAACAAGTTGTGTTTGAAGCAATAAACAGTGGTATTTTCAGTGGTAGTATACAGTTTGTAATGAGAACCTTTTACAGAATATCAATGTTTAAGATAAAACAACTTATctttaacaaatgaaattaatatgtaacCATTCACTGCAATAAAGATACCTCAATGTTTTCATCCCCATACTTTTGTATTGCCTGTTCTTCAGGGTATCCAATACAACCGTACTCCAGTGGTGTGAAGACTGTAGTTGGTACATTAAG
Proteins encoded in this window:
- the LOC143253508 gene encoding uncharacterized protein LOC143253508, which produces MLSTNLTEVNSYNVGRKCPLATLFSQIPTTGSSSQRMTTIISEIFRDNNFTEVSQQKFNLVKILGFLLKPSLVESSTTHLWKISIAKGQHIMLRTRSYPICIPHTSEKSLRTGSLM